Below is a window of Conger conger chromosome 16, fConCon1.1, whole genome shotgun sequence DNA.
CTAAGAGCTAAcagctctctctgtttcaggaTGGGTACAGGCTAAGAGCTAATGGCTCTCTGTTTCAGGATGGGAGCAGGCTAAGAGCTAAcagctctctctgtttcacGATGGGTACAGGCTAAGAGCTAACGGCTCTCTCTGTTTCACGATGGGTACAGGCTAAGAGCTAACGGCTCTCTCTGTTTCACGATGGGTACAGGCTAAGAGCTAACGGCTCTCTCTGTTTCACGATGGGTACAGGCTAAGAGCTAATGGCTCTCTTTGTTTCACGATGGGTACAGGCTAAGAGCTAACGGCTCTCTCTGTTTCACGATGGGTACAGGCTAAGAGCTAACGGCTCTCTCTGTTTCACGATGGGTACAGGCTAAGAGCTAAcagctctctctgtttcaggaTGGGTACAGGCTAAGAGCTAACGGCTCTCTCTGTTTCGGGATGGGTGCAGGCTAAGAGCGAACggctctctgtgtttcagatgGGGGTTGCCGGTGtgcagatggtgtgtgtgttcctcggCATTCTGGGCCTGGTGGCTGGCATCGTGTGTTGCGCTGTCCCCAAATGGAAGGAGTCGTCCTTCTCGGGACAGAACATCGTCACTGCGCAGGTAAACAGGCACGTCTGAGAAGATTTCAGCGGATGGGGTTCCGCCACTTCCTTTCTGGTTTGAACCGTAGACTGTAGAAACATAGGAACCAAGTGCCTGTTCTGTTatccactgactatccatgggctcgtgaaaagtgttttgaagCTCGGGAAGTCAAGCTTACCGGCGCCGCCATGTTGTACATTTTGgtccatatttttattttacaggccGTTAATTACTTACTGcgtaaataccaggtacttattaagtaactattttgatttcagaggtaagtactatggCTTACATAGTACTTACATATAGTACATACTGACTTtatttcatagtacttaccccTGAAATCAAAATACTTACCTAATAATTATAAGTAGCTGCttcactagtctacaggctgcacaTTTATGATTATGAATTCTGAATTTCATGGCAAATTCATATTGCATTACCACAAAAACAATGGAGAAATAGTTTTTGCCCCCAAAAATGAATTCACTCTGAATTGAACCTGTCTTTCCCTTCTGTTCTGAAAGTGCTTTATTTTCACTGTGGTCTGAACCTGTCTCCCCCTCGTGTTGTGAAAGTGGTTTATTGGACTGAAAGTTCTCCCCCTAGGTGACGCAGGACGGGCTCTGGATGTCGTGTGTGGTGCAGAGCACCGGCCAGCAGCAGTGCAAGTCGTACGACTCGCTCCTCATCCTGTCGGCCGACCTGCAGGCAGCGCGCGCCATGACCATCATCAGCTGCCTGCtgtcctgcctgtctgtgctgctgctgctggccgGCGCGCGCTTCACCACCTGCATGCGCAACGAGGCGGCCAAGCCCCGGGCCACGCTGGCGGCCGGGGTGGGTCTGATCCTGGCCGGGGTGCTGCTGCTCATCCCTGTCTCCTGGTCTGCCCACAACGTCATCCGCGCCTTCCGCAACCCGCTCAACCCGCAGAAGAAGGAGCTGGGCGCCTGCATCTTCGTGGGCTGGGCCGgcagcctgctgctgctgctggcggGGGGGCTGTTGTGCTGCTTCAGccggccgggggccggggggggctcCCCAAATGGCAACGCCAAGTACTACAGCAACGGAGCCTCCGCCCCAGCCCCTGCCAAGGACTACGTGTGAGGGGCTGTCTAGCTAATTGCAGGAAATGGGATGCTGTAGAGTCTTTGTTATGACTGGGGTTGTGTTGAGATTTTTTGTGGATTTGGGTTGTCTTTTAATTGTGTTCCGTGAcctgagggggggtggggggtgttttaagggggaaaaaagaaccTTTCGCTAATTTCTGTTGAATAAAAACCATTTGAtcctaaaaaaaggaaaaaaaactacgTGTGAGGCCCGGGGCTTTTCGGTTCAGTCAGAAATGGCTGTAAGGTTTCAGACACGTTCACTttcctgaactgaactgaactgaaatggagcAGACCCATGGAGGGGGGGAGAACAGCGATAGAGGGACACCAAATGCCGACACATGAGTGACTGTGGTTACATAGGTTGGTTAAGTTGGTTAAGTgagggagggaaaaagaggagagggaagaggggagagggattaAAGCTGTAAATGGTAATGTTAACTCTTAAAAACTGGGGAGAGGGGTAATTAATATTGACAGAATAAACCATTAATTTTATGAGTGACTGTGGGGAACTGTTGGACACGCTCACTGGATCAATGGTTATGTCTTTCATGTACCATCCACCAccctttttaaatatattttgtcccAATGACATTTCATGTCAAATAAATGCGACatttaatgatgataataaaacagatttttcagaGCAGCTTTTTGGCTTGTGTAATTGTATTTGCAGATatattttcctctctcctccacttTCCATCCATTGGGAAATCTACAGCATTCTGGTGTGTGAGTCTATGTGCTGCTTATCTAAAACCCAGAATAATGCTTGCAACCTTCTccggtttttttttattacaaagctTTGTAATCAAAAGTTAATCTGTCCCAGCATCAAAgaaagaacattctggaaaaaactcattttatttgaaatcttCTAAATATtgctttcatataaaaaaagaatgaagacAAGCATAATAATTGTTCATTCACACAAGCAAACTTTACACCCCCCGCAGTACAGCCAGCACAGTTTTGTAATCGCCAAGTACTACAGCAACGCCTGAATAAAATTcaggcagaaaataaaatgatttttgcTTCTTAAACATCCTGTgcagttttttcccccagaactGAACAAAAGGAACATTTGACTTTCCCTCCTCCTTTTAGCTCTCCTTTCTCCATCACTGtcagctcctctctccctctaagcATCTCTCCTTCCCTTGTTCCCTTCCTCACTGACTCTGGCTGGTTCAGTTCTTGCTCTCCAGAGCTGTCACTCTCTCAGTCAGCTCCTCCACAGTGTCTCTCAGcttcttcacctcctcctgcagagACTGCAcatcctgagagagggagagggagagagagagggagagagagggagggagagagagagagggagggagagagggagaggggggggagagggaaagagagggagggagggagagggggagagagtgggaggaagggaaagagggagggggagggagagaaggagggagggagaggggggagagggggagagggagggagagaaaaaggaagagagggggagagaaagggagggggaggggggcagagagagggaggggttagACTAAACAGTGTAGCGGATAGCAGCTACCACAGAGCCGTTAGatgcaatgtaaatgtaagtttgCATGATATGGATAAACTGTGCTATTGTGGGCAGGTGGAAGATGCCGCAGGCCGGGAGGCGGGGCTCACCGTGCCGTTGCCCAGGCGACCCCCGGCGGCCGTGCTCGTGGTCGTCAACAGGCTCTTGTGCACTTTGAACTCTTTGGTTTTGGTCGCCACAAACCCGTCCTTCAAGGAGATCCGGATTGGTTGGCCTTCCTTTCCCGCGAACCAATCAGCGGCCTCCACAGAAGGCTCCGGACCAATCGTGTCCGGATACAGATCCTCTTGGAACAGGTCAGACTGAGGGCAAAGTGAGACAGAGAAATGAACACGTCTAATTGGACTAACTAGTAACAACATGAAACAGGTTCATAGCCTGTTGCGATGATGAAGCAGCTGGAGAAGAAGCAATCAACACGTACTGACAGAGAAGCAGGCGCTAATGCAACATGTCCTGACAGAGAAGCAGGCATAAATGCAACATGTACTGGCAGAGAAGCAGGAGCAAATGCAACGCGTACTGACAGAGAAGCAGGCACTAATGCAACATGTACTGACAGAGAAGCAGGCACTAATGCAACACGTACTGACAGAGAAGCAAGCACTAATGCAACACGTACTGACAGAGAAGCAGGAGCTAATGCAACATGTACTGACAGAGAAGCAGGCACTAATGCAACGCGTACTGACAGAGAAGCAGGCACTAATGCAACATGTACTGACAGAGAAGCAGGCACTAATGCAACACGTACTGACAGAGAAGCAAGCACTAATGCAACACGTACTGACAGAGAAGCAGGCACTAATGCAACGCGTACTGACAGAGAAGCAGGCACTAATGCAACATGTACTGACAGAGAAGCAGGCACTAATGCAACGCGTACTGACAGAGAAGCAGGCACTACTGCAACATGTACTGACAGAGAAGCAGGAGCTAATGCAATGCGTACTGACAGAGAAGCAGACACTAATGCAACATGTACTGACAGAGAAGCAGGCACTAATGCAACGCGTACTGACAGAGAAGCAGGCACTAATGCAACATGTACTGACAGAGAAGCAGGAGCTGATGCAATGCGTACTGACAGAGAAGCAGACACTAATGCAACATGTACTGACAGAGAAGCAGGAGCTAATGCAATGCGTACTGACAGAGAAGCAGACACTAATGCAACATGTACTGACAGAGAAGCAGGCACTAATGCAACACGTACTGACAGAGAAGCAAGCACTAATGCAACACGTACTGACAGAGAAGCAGGCACTAATGCAACGCGTACTGACAGAGAAGCAGGCACTAATGCAACATGTACTGACAGAGAAGCAGGCACTAATGCAATGCGTACTGACAGAGAAGCAGGCACTACTGCAACATGTACTGACAGAGAAGCAGGAGCTAATGCAACACGTACTGACAGAGAAGCAGGCACTAATGCAACGCGTACTGACAGAGAAGCAGGCACTAATGCAACATGTACTGACAGAGAAGCAGGCACTAATGCAACGCGTACTGACAGAGAAGCAGGCACTAATGCAACATGTACTGACAGAGAAGCAGGAGCTAATGCAATGCGTACTGACAGAGAAGCAGACACTAATGCAACATGTACTGACAGAGAAGCAGGCACTAATGCAACGCGTACTGACAGAGAAGCAGGCACTACTGCAACATGTACTGACAGAGAAGCAGGAGCTAATGCAACATGTACTGACAGAGAAGCAGGCACTAATGCAACATGTACTGACAGAGAAGCAGGCACTAATGCAACGCGTACTGACAGAGAAGCAGGCACTAATGCAACATGTACTGACAGAGAAGCAGGAGCTAATGCAATGCGTACTGACAGAGAAGCAGACACTAATGCAACATGTACTGACAGAGAAGCAGGCACTAATGCAACGCGTACTGACAGAGAAGCAGGCACTAATGCAACATGTACTGACAGAGAAGCAGGAGCTAATGCAATGCGTACAGACAGAGAAGCAGGCACTAATGCAACATCTACTGACAGAGAAGCAGGCACTAATGCAACATGTACTGACAGAGAAGCAGGCACTAATGCAACACATACTGACAGAGAAGCAGGAGCTAATGCAAACTGCCACTGTAATCATGCCGGCACACAAGGTGCACGTGGAATATTCCACAAAActgttctgaaaaaaaacacaaaatcctGCTTGCAGGCAGGAGTTAGGccacactccactccactccactcatttcaaaacaaatcacATGGCTGTTCTGCagtacataaaatataatacaaataatgataacaataacaataataattatacaacAGTTAGTTCTGACATGCATTTTGATAGGCTATGGCAATATCTCAGTAACACACAACTTTGAGTGTATTATTGCATAATATACCATGGTATGGgtttctgattggatgctaggtggTGATTATATTAGTATAATACTTCAATGTTTGGCAGGTAGTCCAGGTCAAGCCTAATCGCCATTCTAAATTCATACAATGCCTGCAGTTTTCTGCAGGGAGAGACCCAAAGCCATCAGTGTGATCCAcaatttgtcatgccaataaagctatttgcattttaaaattatgaaatggcatctgtgaatggttttgtgaagtacagCAATGTTGCACCTAGCTATTAATAGCCGTAAGCTCTCTAATgtttagctagtttgctaaagtTACTATGTGTTgtcctgaaatggttgtttgtaaacTAACAAATCTATCAGCTATAGCTATCCTAATTTTTGCCTTAGCGGCTAGCTATCCCCAGCACAAAACAGAAAAGCTGGGCGTGTCGATTAAGGTGCGATAGCTGGGTGATGTGTAACCGCAGAGGCCTTTCTGTTCTGTGCGTCGGCAGTTGCTAAACCGTGTAAAAAATGTAAGGTGGGCTGGGAATTACGAGTAAGAAGTtgcaaataagaaaacaatttAACCCTAGTATAAAACATTGAATGTaaccaatgtaaaaaaaataaaaaccagaccTAGGCATAGATTTTGAACAGAACTTAACCAACATATGTAACCACAGCAACATGCTAAAACAATAGCCACCTTATCGGCTTTTTTTAGGTGAAATGGCCCAAAAATATTAATGAcccctgtttatatatttatctttTGGTAAAAGCAGAATAATTATTCCttacataataatacaaataataaaattaattctAACTATTAGCATTATTATGGAGATCTTTACTGAACATTGAAATAAAGCTTTTGCACAATAAAGAATagataaaatgaagaaatgaaacagaataaaacagaaacacatcagTATCGGAGCAGTGCATCTGAACAGGGCCTGTGATTGGTCTGAGAGTGCGGCTGAGGGAGGCGGGGGCAGGGTACCTTGCGCGGGACAGTCATGACGATCGGCTCACACTTGCGCTCGTGCAGCTTGTAGAacctgaaggggagagagaggctaaTGGGCGAAAGGTCCTACGGGCGAACGAGAGTGCAGGCTAACTGACAGACTACACCTAACCTGTCCCTCATGAATGTAGGCTAACCGCCAGTCTACACCTAACCTGTCCCTCATGAATGTAGGCTAACCGCCAATCTACACCTAACCTGTCCCTCATGAATGTAGGCTAACCGCCAGTCTACACCTAACCTGTCCCTCATGAATGTAGGCTAACCGCCAGTCTACACCTAACCTGTCCCTCATGAATGTAGGCTAACTGACAGACTACACCTAACCTGTCCCTCATGAATGTAGGCTAACCGTCAGTCTACACCTAACCTGTAAACCTGGAACCCttacaaaactggaacatggactgatgtAAATACAgttgttccgggttttactcagtgcagctaAGTTGGCAATCCTGTTTCGTGATTTACCCCCCTGGGGTTTCAGCTGTCTGAGATCACACCGCATGCCGCTGTCAGAGCTGGGGGATTGGGGAGGCGTACCTGGCAATCTCGCACTTGTTGACCTCCAGGCCCCTCTTGGGCATGTAGCCCATGCCCTTCTGGCTCTCCTTGCTGCTGTACATGGAGAGGTAGTGAACGAAGGGCGTTTCGTCTGTCACCTCAAAGTAGCGGATGCTGCTGTCGCCCTGAGGCACGGAGAATCAGCCAGAGTCAAACTCCACTCCAACCTCCACTCCAACCTCCACTGATCTTTACTTCTTcacttttttagttttagttttatcatttgtgtgtgtgtgtgtgtgtggccatatgtgtgcatgagtttttgtgtgtgtgtgaccatgtgtgtgaccatgtgtgtgcatatgtttgtgtgtgtgtgagtgtatgtgtgtgtgtgtgtgtgtgtgtgtgtgtgtctgtgcaggtatgtatgtgagtgtgtgtgtgtgtgtttgtgtgtgtgcatgtgtatgtgcgcgtgtgtatgcatgtatgtgtgtgtttgtgtatgtatgtatgtgtgtgagtgtttgtgtgtgtttgcgtgtgtgtccaACCCCTACCTTGCCACAGAGGTACACAATTCCAGTGTCGGGGTCAAAGAAAGGCAGGAGTACTCCGCTGCTGGTGTCTAGCTCTTGCAGGGTGAGTGGTTCCTTAAAGTTGTTCTGCAAACAGAGGATTCACACAGATCTTATTCACACAGGGATAACTCACAAAGATGATTTACAAAGATTATTCACACAGAGATGACTCACACAGCCAATCTCACAATATCTAGACCTACTCAAAAAATAATCTCTATCGGTGTAGAATGCACACAATCAATAGAAAATGTTCTCTGTCAGTGTACTCTGTCAGTGTAATATGTACACTATCATTATACAATGCACTCTGTAAGCGTAAACTGTATTCAGCCAGTGTAAATTGTACTCTTTCAGAGTGAAATATAATCCGTGGGTATAAAATATGCTCCatcagtgtaaaatgtacatGGACTGATGTAAATACAgttgttccgggttttacttggtGAAGTTAAGCAGCtcgttgggagcaattgggcaaccctctgactgccagctgactgctcttacctcctgtcGCTACATTTGGGAGTAAAATCTGGGTGTGAAATGTACTGTTTGTGGGTGTGAAATGTACTCTCTCTGGGtgtgaaatgcactgtttgtgGGTGTGAAATGTACTCTCTCTGGGTGTGAAATGTACTGTTTGTGGGTGTGAAATGTACTCTCTCTGGGTGTGAAATGTACTGTTTGTGGGTGTGAAATGTACTCTCTCTGGGTGTGAAATGTACTGTTTGTGGGTGTGAAATGTACTGTTTGTGGGTGTGAAATGTACTCTCTCTGGGTGTGAAATGTACTGTTTGTGGGTGTGAAATGTACTGTTTGTGGGTGTGAAATGTACTCTCTCTGGGTGTGAAATGCACTCTGGCAGAGGTGATACAGCACTGGCTGTCCTGCTGTAGCTGAGCAGGAGGATGAGGGATGCACTCACAGGGTCCCAAAGAGCCACCTGCCTCTCACTCATGCGACTGAACCCTGTGGTCAGGATCTTCCCGTCGGACACAAACACTGCTCGCACCGGCCTGGAGCCCTCGTGAGGTTTCTCCTTCTCctaacggggggagggggggttaccAGCACAGATTATTACTCAACGCTCAAATAGGAAGCCAGCAGGAACCGGCAGGAAGTACAATTAATGCCAGTTTATAGCGACCGGCGACATGCAATGAATGTCGCTGGTCACAAGGACATctggtttatactctgggtgACTGGAGTGAATTCATACATCTTTTGCGAAGGACAACGACCACAGTCCCTGTCAGGCCATGATAGGACTTTCACAAAtgttctgcgatttcagtcgaGTGACACTATACATGCTTTAATGCATATTCACATTGCTCATAGAGACCGTATTCATGTAATTTCATAAGGAAGATGTATGTCTTTAACACCATGGGTACATATGAacagaacatttttcatgtattgATGTTTTTACTTGGAGACGGAGCAGAGACATGAAACATGAGACATTACAGTCCGGACGATGTGATGTGTCAGAGCGAACAATATGACATGGCGTCAGATTCCCGCAGCTCTGTTTGATGGGTGCTGTGGGCAGGGATATCGCAGTGGGTGGGAGGGAAATGGAACGTCTGTTTTTGCCTGCGTTTTAAATGTCCAAGTAATTGGACTAACTAAATAAATTTCGGTTGAGTAAATATGTTCAGAGActgaaccaaaaaaacaaaaaaacaaaaaaaactggagTCTCTCTGACTGAGGCCCCTCTCAAAGTCACAAATGGTTTAGTCCACCCCAGCATGCAGGATTGGTGTGTAACACAGGCAGCTGAAGCCAGAGCTGAGCTGAAACGCACCCATGCCAATATATATCACACGCCTGAGACCACtactgaaaatgcttctatGTTGCATTTTTTTCTAATTCAATACAAACTTTTACATTACAAGTGATACTATCCGGGTggtatggatggtgcagtgggtagcactgccgcctcacagcaagaaggtcctgggttagggttagggttattcTCTGAGGGGGccgggggttagggttagggttagggttagagtgaggGTGGGTTCGGGTTAGGGTGTGGCTtagggtgagggtgggagacTCACAGAGATGACGGAGCCCTTGCGGGGGTCCAGCACGCGGAGCTTCTTGTCCTTGCAAGAGGTGAGGATGCGGGACCCGTCCATGTTCCAGGAGGCACTGTAGATCATGTCAGAGTGCAGCGTGTCCACCCGCAGGACAGCCTCGCCACGCGCCACGTTCCACAGAATCAGCACGTTATCGCAGCCTGAGGGGGAGaggcatgagagtgtgtgtgtgagtgtgtgagtgagtgtatgtgtgtgggtgactgagtgagtgagtgtgtgagtgtgagtgagtgtgtgtgtgactgagtgagtgagtgtgtgagtgtgtgagtgtgtgtgtgtgcgtgcgtgcatgcaagcaagtgtgtgtgtttgtctgtgtgtgagtgagtgtgtgtgtgtgcgtctctgtgagtgtgtgtgtgcgtgcgtgagtgtgtgagagtgtgtgtgtgagtgtgtgtgactgagtgagtgagtgcgtgagtgagtgtgtgtgttactgagtgtgtgagtgtgtgtgcgtgcgtgcaggcaagcaagtgtgtgtgtttgtctgtgtgtgagtgagtgtgtgtgtgtgcgtctctgtgagtgtgtgtgcgtgcgtgagtgtgtgtgtgcatgtgtctctgtgcatgtggGAAAGACCTGCTGTCAGGAGCACGTTGTGGGCTGTAGGGTGCCAGCTCAGGATGCCCACACGTTTGGAGTGGCCCTCGAGCATCACCACGGGCTCGGTCATAGGCTTAGTCAAACCACCATCTGGGATTTCCCAAATCTGGAGGTGGAGAGGAGGCATGAGCACAGCGAATGGGGCATCCTGGCTGCAATCTCAAAAGGCAGTAGTACAGCAGTTGTGTAACTAATACTCACAGTGCACATGTGTGACTAATActcacagtgtgcatgtgtgactaatattcacagtgtgcatgtgtga
It encodes the following:
- the LOC133113984 gene encoding claudin-4-like codes for the protein MGVAGVQMVCVFLGILGLVAGIVCCAVPKWKESSFSGQNIVTAQVTQDGLWMSCVVQSTGQQQCKSYDSLLILSADLQAARAMTIISCLLSCLSVLLLLAGARFTTCMRNEAAKPRATLAAGVGLILAGVLLLIPVSWSAHNVIRAFRNPLNPQKKELGACIFVGWAGSLLLLLAGGLLCCFSRPGAGGGSPNGNAKYYSNGASAPAPAKDYV
- the LOC133113983 gene encoding coronin-1A-like isoform X1, with amino-acid sequence MSRKVVRSSKFRHVFGQAVKADQCYDDIRISQMTWDSNFCSVNPKFVAMIVDASGGGAFMVLPLSKTGRIDMAHPTVCGHTGPVLDIEWCPHNDNIIASGSEDCSVMIWEIPDGGLTKPMTEPVVMLEGHSKRVGILSWHPTAHNVLLTAGCDNVLILWNVARGEAVLRVDTLHSDMIYSASWNMDGSRILTSCKDKKLRVLDPRKGSVISEKEKPHEGSRPVRAVFVSDGKILTTGFSRMSERQVALWDPNNFKEPLTLQELDTSSGVLLPFFDPDTGIVYLCGKGDSSIRYFEVTDETPFVHYLSMYSSKESQKGMGYMPKRGLEVNKCEIARFYKLHERKCEPIVMTVPRKSDLFQEDLYPDTIGPEPSVEAADWFAGKEGQPIRISLKDGFVATKTKEFKVHKSLLTTTSTAAGGRLGNGTDVQSLQEEVKKLRDTVEELTERVTALESKN
- the LOC133113983 gene encoding coronin-1A-like isoform X2 — encoded protein: MASHRMWRQPSNGVTHILNLSPQTGRIDMAHPTVCGHTGPVLDIEWCPHNDNIIASGSEDCSVMIWEIPDGGLTKPMTEPVVMLEGHSKRVGILSWHPTAHNVLLTAGCDNVLILWNVARGEAVLRVDTLHSDMIYSASWNMDGSRILTSCKDKKLRVLDPRKGSVISEKEKPHEGSRPVRAVFVSDGKILTTGFSRMSERQVALWDPNNFKEPLTLQELDTSSGVLLPFFDPDTGIVYLCGKGDSSIRYFEVTDETPFVHYLSMYSSKESQKGMGYMPKRGLEVNKCEIARFYKLHERKCEPIVMTVPRKSDLFQEDLYPDTIGPEPSVEAADWFAGKEGQPIRISLKDGFVATKTKEFKVHKSLLTTTSTAAGGRLGNGTDVQSLQEEVKKLRDTVEELTERVTALESKN